In the genome of Streptomyces sp. V2I9, one region contains:
- a CDS encoding FAD-binding and (Fe-S)-binding domain-containing protein — translation MAEQHRPLTGRPASPPPAPPAFVAALRSAVRGASDFGAGARALTTMDASNYRRVPLGVCAPCDADDVAAALAVCREHGVPVVPRGGGTSIAGQATGTGLVLDLTRHLRTILRLDPAARTAVVQPGVVLDDLRAAAAPHGLTFGPDPSTHSRCTLGGMIGNNSCGAHSVAWGTTADNVTKLTVARYGGEVLRLEQGGGGGPEGVRELIASHLALLRTGYPDLPRRISGYALDALLPEHPGGPDPVRAFCGSEGTLGVVTEATVRLVEAPRARALAVLGYADESAAADAAPGLLPYGPLTVEGMAADLVTGAAGLPRGAAWLFVETGGATPAEAEAAAGRVLRAADAVDGLVVTDPAGRRALWRIREDAAGTATRMPDGSEAWPGWEDCAVPPARLGAYLRAFRVLLADHGLRGTPYGHFGDGCVHVRIDFDLITEAGVARFRRFSEEAAGLVVAHGGSLSGEHGDGQARAELLPRMYGDGLVALFGRYKDLWDPDGGMNPRMLVRPARLDDDLRFAVLPKRPVDVEFGYPQDGGDFTGAVRRCVGVAKCRTTEASGADVMCPSFRATGEEAHSTRGRARLLHEMLAGEVITDGWRSTEVRDALDLCLSCKGCRGDCPVGVDMATYKAEFLHHHYRGRLRPAAHYAMGRLPRWLRLARPFARPLNALARLRPLAALVKRLAGIAPERTIPVLATETYSRWLRARQGGVTHVLPANRVVHLWADTFTEHLSPQVGRAAVRVLEEATGRTVPPPVPGLCCGLTYVSTGQLDAARRVMRDTLDRLGLFPGEPLVVLEPSCAATLRTDLPELLPDDPRAAGLASSVRTFAQYLEEYAPDWTPPRLDRPVAGQTHCHQHAVLGDAAERRLRERLGLTGELSGGCCGLAGNFGFERGHWEVSVACAEERLLPAVREAEHGTELLADGFSCRTQLDQLAGRRARHLAEVIAEALGAGNDGSGGAGPD, via the coding sequence ATGGCCGAACAGCATCGACCGCTCACCGGACGGCCGGCGTCCCCGCCCCCGGCCCCACCGGCCTTCGTCGCGGCGCTCCGCTCCGCCGTACGCGGCGCGAGCGACTTCGGGGCCGGAGCACGGGCGTTGACGACGATGGACGCCTCCAACTACCGCCGCGTGCCGCTCGGGGTGTGCGCCCCGTGCGACGCGGACGACGTCGCGGCGGCGCTGGCGGTCTGCCGGGAGCACGGGGTGCCGGTCGTCCCGCGCGGCGGCGGCACGTCCATCGCCGGGCAGGCCACCGGCACCGGACTCGTCCTCGACCTCACCCGCCACCTGCGCACGATCCTCCGCCTGGACCCCGCCGCCCGCACCGCCGTCGTCCAGCCCGGCGTGGTCCTGGACGACCTGCGCGCCGCCGCGGCGCCCCACGGACTGACCTTCGGCCCCGACCCCTCCACCCACAGCCGCTGCACCCTCGGCGGCATGATCGGCAACAACTCCTGCGGTGCGCACTCGGTGGCCTGGGGCACGACCGCCGACAACGTGACGAAGCTGACGGTGGCCCGGTACGGAGGAGAGGTGCTGCGCCTGGAACAGGGGGGCGGAGGCGGCCCCGAAGGCGTACGCGAACTGATCGCCTCCCACCTCGCCCTCCTGCGCACCGGTTACCCCGACCTCCCGCGCCGCATCTCCGGGTACGCGCTCGACGCCCTGCTCCCCGAACACCCCGGCGGCCCCGACCCGGTCCGGGCGTTCTGCGGCAGCGAGGGCACGCTCGGCGTCGTCACCGAGGCCACCGTGCGGCTGGTCGAGGCTCCGCGCGCCCGCGCCCTGGCCGTGCTCGGCTACGCCGACGAGTCCGCCGCCGCCGATGCCGCGCCCGGCCTCCTCCCGTACGGCCCGCTCACCGTCGAGGGCATGGCCGCCGACCTCGTCACCGGGGCGGCCGGGCTGCCGCGCGGGGCCGCCTGGCTGTTCGTCGAGACCGGCGGCGCCACCCCGGCCGAGGCGGAGGCGGCCGCCGGACGCGTCCTGCGGGCCGCCGACGCGGTGGACGGGCTCGTCGTCACCGACCCGGCGGGCCGACGGGCCCTGTGGCGCATCCGCGAGGACGCCGCCGGGACCGCGACCCGGATGCCCGACGGCAGCGAGGCATGGCCGGGCTGGGAGGACTGTGCGGTCCCGCCCGCCCGGCTCGGCGCGTACCTCCGCGCCTTCCGGGTCCTCCTCGCCGACCACGGCCTGCGCGGCACCCCCTACGGCCACTTCGGCGACGGCTGCGTCCACGTCCGCATCGACTTCGACCTGATCACCGAGGCCGGGGTGGCGCGCTTCCGCCGGTTCTCCGAGGAGGCGGCCGGTCTCGTCGTCGCGCACGGCGGCTCCCTCAGCGGCGAGCACGGCGACGGGCAGGCGCGCGCGGAGCTGCTGCCCCGGATGTACGGGGACGGACTCGTCGCCCTCTTCGGCCGGTACAAGGACCTGTGGGACCCGGACGGCGGCATGAACCCGCGGATGCTGGTCCGCCCGGCCCGACTCGACGACGACCTCCGCTTCGCCGTCCTGCCGAAGCGCCCGGTGGACGTGGAGTTCGGCTACCCGCAGGACGGCGGCGACTTCACGGGCGCGGTCCGCCGCTGCGTCGGCGTCGCCAAGTGCCGGACGACGGAGGCGAGCGGCGCGGACGTCATGTGCCCGTCCTTCCGCGCGACGGGCGAGGAGGCCCACTCCACGCGCGGCCGGGCCCGCCTCCTGCACGAGATGCTGGCGGGCGAAGTCATCACGGACGGCTGGCGCAGCACGGAGGTCCGGGACGCGCTCGACCTCTGCCTCTCCTGCAAGGGCTGCCGGGGCGACTGCCCGGTGGGCGTCGACATGGCCACGTACAAGGCGGAGTTCCTCCACCACCACTACCGGGGCCGCCTGCGCCCCGCCGCCCACTACGCGATGGGCCGCCTGCCGCGGTGGCTGCGCCTGGCGCGCCCCTTCGCCCGGCCGCTCAACGCCCTCGCCCGGCTGCGCCCGCTCGCCGCGCTCGTGAAGCGGCTGGCGGGCATCGCGCCGGAGCGCACCATCCCGGTGCTGGCGACCGAGACGTACAGCCGGTGGCTGCGCGCACGGCAGGGCGGGGTGACGCACGTCCTCCCCGCGAACCGGGTGGTGCACCTCTGGGCCGACACCTTCACCGAGCACCTGTCGCCGCAGGTGGGCCGGGCGGCGGTCCGGGTGCTGGAGGAGGCGACGGGACGTACGGTGCCGCCGCCCGTCCCCGGCCTGTGCTGCGGCCTCACGTACGTGTCGACCGGGCAGCTCGACGCGGCCCGCCGGGTGATGCGCGACACCCTGGACCGGCTCGGCCTCTTCCCCGGCGAACCGCTCGTGGTCCTGGAACCGAGCTGCGCCGCCACCCTCCGCACCGATCTGCCCGAACTCCTCCCCGACGACCCGCGCGCGGCCGGACTCGCCTCCTCGGTACGGACGTTCGCCCAGTATTTGGAGGAGTACGCCCCCGACTGGACGCCGCCCCGCCTGGACCGCCCGGTCGCCGGGCAGACGCACTGCCACCAGCACGCGGTCCTCGGCGACGCGGCGGAACGGCGGTTGCGCGAACGGCTGGGCCTGACCGGCGAGCTCAGCGGCGGCTGCTGCGGCCTCGCCGGGAACTTCGGCTTCGAGAGGGGCCACTGGGAGGTCTCCGTCGCCTGCGCGGAGGAGCGGCTCCTCCCCGCCGTACGGGAGGCGGAACACGGGACGGAACTCCTCGCGGACGGCTTCTCCTGCCGTACGCAGCTCGACCAGCTGGCGGGGCGGCGGGCCCGGCACCTGGCGGAGGTCATCGCGGAGGCGCTGGGAGCGGGGAACGACGGGTCCGGCGGGGCGGGCCCGGACTGA
- a CDS encoding DMT family transporter — translation MNDQRSAAADPAAAESAAAAVAVPEAVTALEGLAADTAVPGGAGGADAPAGGAWAARRTALAPIALVVAGGLSVQFGSAVAALLMPTAGALGVVTLRLAAAALILLVICRPTVRGHSRADWGTVLAFGVAMGGMNTLFYLALDRIPLGIAVTLEVLGPLVLSVVASRRLVNVVWAGLALVGVVLLGGGGFDRLDPVGAAYALGAGAMWAAYIVFSARTGRRFPQADGLALAMVVAAVLSLPLGVIQSGAKLAVPSTVALGAAVAVLSSVLPYTLELMALRRLPAPTFAVMMSLEPAIAAAAGFLILDQALSTTDALAIALVIGASIGAVRSRSGRTRREA, via the coding sequence GTGAACGACCAGCGCAGCGCCGCCGCCGATCCGGCCGCCGCCGAATCGGCCGCCGCAGCCGTCGCCGTACCCGAAGCGGTGACGGCTCTCGAAGGCCTCGCGGCGGACACGGCCGTCCCCGGCGGGGCGGGCGGCGCGGACGCGCCCGCCGGGGGGGCGTGGGCCGCGCGGCGGACGGCGCTGGCGCCGATCGCGCTGGTCGTCGCCGGCGGCCTCTCCGTCCAGTTCGGCTCGGCCGTCGCGGCGCTGCTGATGCCGACGGCGGGCGCGCTGGGCGTCGTCACCCTGCGCCTGGCGGCCGCCGCACTGATCCTGCTGGTGATCTGCCGCCCGACGGTGCGCGGCCACTCGCGTGCCGACTGGGGCACGGTGCTCGCCTTCGGCGTTGCGATGGGCGGCATGAACACCCTCTTCTACCTGGCGCTGGACCGCATCCCGCTCGGGATCGCCGTCACCCTGGAGGTGCTCGGCCCGCTCGTCCTCTCGGTGGTCGCCTCCCGCCGCCTGGTCAACGTCGTCTGGGCGGGGCTCGCGCTCGTCGGCGTCGTCCTGCTGGGCGGCGGGGGGTTCGACCGCCTCGACCCGGTCGGCGCCGCGTACGCGCTGGGGGCCGGGGCGATGTGGGCGGCGTACATCGTGTTCAGCGCCCGCACCGGCCGCCGCTTCCCGCAGGCGGACGGGCTGGCGCTGGCGATGGTGGTCGCGGCGGTCCTCTCGCTGCCGCTCGGCGTCATCCAGTCCGGGGCGAAGCTCGCGGTCCCGTCCACCGTGGCGCTCGGCGCGGCGGTGGCGGTCCTCAGCTCGGTCCTCCCGTACACCCTGGAGCTGATGGCCCTGCGTCGGCTGCCCGCGCCCACGTTCGCCGTGATGATGAGCCTGGAGCCGGCCATCGCCGCGGCCGCGGGCTTCCTGATCCTGGACCAGGCCCTCTCCACGACGGACGCCCTCGCCATCGCCCTCGTCATCGGGGCCAGCATCGGCGCGGTACGCAGCCGGTCGGGCCGCACGCGACGCGAGGCGTGA
- a CDS encoding NUDIX domain-containing protein gives MTAETRPPASAAVLFDADKLVLELRHDAEGAYHAFPDGRPDAGDRPGAAPRVALSLAEALHARIRPAGTAEAVLRAWSAGAAPRGPVALVDPSAVPPVRVRAGAVVIRGGAVLLIRFTEEDGASHHEIPGGGAEKGEMPERAVLREPDEETGLAGTVGPEIARVWKDGRHEHYFLVAATGEVGPPETLDTYGGVPVRVPVEELPATPLWPRRLSWRIAHRHRTGWPERPAELADSITELGPPCEW, from the coding sequence ATGACTGCCGAAACCCGCCCGCCGGCCTCGGCGGCCGTCCTCTTCGACGCGGACAAGCTGGTCCTGGAGCTCCGCCACGATGCCGAAGGCGCGTACCACGCCTTCCCCGACGGCCGTCCCGACGCCGGCGACCGCCCCGGCGCCGCACCACGGGTCGCCCTGTCTCTGGCGGAGGCCCTGCACGCCCGCATCCGCCCGGCCGGAACGGCGGAGGCGGTCCTGCGCGCCTGGTCGGCGGGGGCGGCCCCGCGGGGCCCGGTGGCCCTGGTCGACCCTTCGGCGGTACCGCCGGTACGGGTGCGGGCCGGGGCGGTCGTCATCCGGGGCGGGGCCGTCCTGCTGATCCGCTTCACCGAGGAGGACGGCGCGTCGCACCACGAGATTCCGGGCGGCGGGGCCGAGAAGGGCGAGATGCCGGAGAGGGCGGTGCTGCGCGAGCCGGACGAGGAGACCGGGCTCGCCGGAACCGTGGGGCCCGAGATCGCGCGGGTCTGGAAGGACGGCCGGCACGAGCACTACTTCCTCGTGGCCGCCACGGGCGAGGTCGGCCCGCCGGAGACGCTGGACACCTACGGCGGCGTCCCGGTCCGGGTGCCCGTGGAGGAGTTGCCGGCCACCCCGCTGTGGCCCCGGCGGCTGTCCTGGCGCATCGCACACCGGCACCGGACGGGGTGGCCGGAGCGACCCGCCGAACTGGCGGACTCGATCACAGAGTTGGGGCCGCCGTGCGAGTGGTGA
- a CDS encoding DinB family protein produces MEPTAPTAPTGSHPQPGERRDLLAMVADQRTNFLYAVAGLTDEQARTRSTVSELTLGGLVKHLASVQRTWLSVVDGTAAPEVGWADLDPDGNRMTDGETLAAHLDAFHAAAEAFDRAVREEPDLDREVTLPRYPWSPPQPGVWTVRHVLLHVFREIAHHSGHADIVREALDGASTTEQMAKAAMDGG; encoded by the coding sequence ATGGAACCGACCGCACCGACCGCACCGACCGGCAGCCATCCGCAGCCCGGTGAACGCCGCGACCTGCTGGCCATGGTCGCCGACCAGCGCACCAACTTCCTCTACGCCGTCGCCGGACTCACCGACGAACAGGCCCGTACCCGGTCGACGGTCAGCGAGCTGACGCTCGGCGGCCTCGTCAAGCACCTCGCGTCGGTGCAGCGGACCTGGCTCTCCGTGGTCGACGGGACCGCCGCCCCCGAGGTGGGCTGGGCCGACCTCGACCCCGACGGCAACCGGATGACCGACGGCGAGACGCTCGCCGCCCACCTCGACGCCTTCCACGCGGCGGCGGAGGCGTTCGACCGCGCGGTCCGCGAGGAACCCGACCTCGACCGTGAGGTCACGCTGCCCCGATACCCCTGGTCACCGCCGCAGCCCGGCGTCTGGACCGTACGGCACGTGCTGCTGCACGTGTTCCGCGAGATCGCCCACCACAGCGGACACGCGGACATCGTGCGCGAGGCGCTCGACGGCGCCAGCACCACCGAACAGATGGCGAAGGCGGCCATGGACGGCGGCTGA
- a CDS encoding TIGR03084 family metal-binding protein, translated as MSAVVAVIDDLREESDELDALVGALDGPAWLGPTPAERWTVAHQIAHLSWTDEVALLAATEPDRFADEVTKALAAPEAFVDEAADALVAAHAPDALLARWREGRHRLEKVLRDAPDGTRIPWYGPPMSVASMATARLMETWAHGQDVADALGATRTPTVRLRHVARIGVRARNYAYAVRGITAPEEEFRVELHVPGGEMIAYGPPDAAQRITGPLLDFCLLVTQRAHRSDLAVTAEGRDADQWLGIAQAFAGPPGPGRLPRAERGDHA; from the coding sequence GTGTCCGCTGTCGTAGCCGTGATCGACGATCTGCGCGAGGAGAGCGACGAACTCGACGCCCTGGTCGGGGCGTTGGACGGGCCGGCCTGGCTCGGCCCGACGCCGGCCGAGCGGTGGACCGTCGCCCACCAGATCGCCCACCTCAGCTGGACCGACGAGGTCGCGCTGCTGGCGGCCACCGAGCCGGACCGGTTCGCCGACGAGGTGACCAAGGCCCTCGCCGCCCCCGAGGCGTTCGTCGACGAGGCCGCCGACGCCCTGGTCGCCGCCCATGCCCCGGACGCTCTGCTCGCCCGCTGGCGGGAAGGGCGGCACCGGCTGGAGAAGGTCCTGCGGGACGCCCCGGACGGCACCCGGATTCCCTGGTACGGGCCGCCGATGAGCGTCGCCTCCATGGCCACCGCACGGCTCATGGAGACCTGGGCGCACGGCCAGGACGTCGCTGACGCCCTCGGTGCGACCCGGACCCCCACCGTCCGGCTGCGGCACGTGGCGCGGATCGGCGTACGGGCCCGGAACTACGCCTACGCGGTCCGCGGGATCACCGCGCCCGAGGAGGAGTTCCGCGTCGAACTCCACGTACCCGGAGGGGAGATGATTGCGTACGGGCCGCCGGACGCCGCGCAGCGGATCACCGGCCCGCTCCTCGACTTCTGCCTTCTGGTCACCCAGCGCGCCCACCGCTCCGACCTCGCGGTCACCGCCGAGGGGCGCGACGCCGACCAGTGGCTCGGCATCGCCCAGGCGTTCGCCGGGCCGCCCGGACCCGGCCGGCTGCCCCGTGCGGAGCGGGGTGACCACGCGTGA